The following proteins are encoded in a genomic region of Hoeflea phototrophica DFL-43:
- the edd gene encoding phosphogluconate dehydratase yields the protein MTVAPSIAAVTARIIERSKPSRETYLERLSHAASQGPHRSTLSCGNLAHGFAACGPTDKANLSADVVPNLGIITAYNDMLSAHQPFETYPELIRKAAREAGGVAQVAGGVPAMCDGVTQGQPGMELSLFSRDVIAMAAAVGLSHNMFDAAVYLGVCDKIVPGLLIAALTFGHLPTVFIPAGPMTTGLSNDEKTRIRQLYAEGKIGRAELLDSESKSYHGPGTCTFYGTANSNQMLMEIMGLHTPGASFINPGTPLRDALTTEAAKRALAITALGNEFTPIGEMIDERSIVNGVVGLHATGGSTNHTMHLVAMARAAGIVLTWQDISELSDAVPLLARVYPNGPADVNHFHAAGGLNFLIAELLSQGMLHEDVRTVWGKGLTAYAVEAKLGENGTVKRVPVSRESGDPKVVTTADKPFQPNGGVKMLTGNMGKAVIKISAVKPERFVVEAPARVFSDQNEMQAAFKAGSLTGDFVAVVRFQGPKANGMPELHKLTPSLGVLQDRGQAIALVTDGRMSGASGKVPAAIHVTPEAKDGGPIAKIRDGDMIRLDAVAGTLEVLVPAHEFDAREPATADLSRNEWGIGRELFARLRDNAGPADEGASVLY from the coding sequence ATGACCGTCGCCCCCAGCATTGCCGCCGTCACAGCCCGGATCATCGAACGCTCCAAGCCGAGCCGCGAGACCTATCTGGAGCGTCTGAGCCATGCCGCCTCGCAGGGGCCGCACCGCTCGACCCTCTCCTGCGGCAACCTCGCGCATGGATTTGCCGCCTGCGGGCCAACGGACAAGGCAAATCTTTCCGCCGATGTGGTGCCCAATCTGGGCATCATCACCGCCTATAATGACATGCTCTCGGCGCACCAGCCATTCGAGACCTATCCGGAACTGATCCGCAAGGCAGCGCGCGAAGCCGGTGGCGTGGCGCAAGTGGCGGGCGGCGTGCCGGCCATGTGTGATGGCGTCACCCAGGGCCAGCCGGGCATGGAGCTGTCGCTTTTCTCACGCGACGTGATCGCCATGGCGGCAGCCGTCGGGCTGTCGCACAACATGTTCGATGCGGCTGTCTATCTGGGCGTCTGCGACAAGATCGTGCCGGGGCTGCTGATCGCGGCACTGACATTCGGGCATCTGCCAACGGTGTTCATTCCCGCCGGGCCGATGACCACCGGGCTGTCCAATGACGAGAAGACCCGGATCCGCCAGCTCTATGCCGAGGGCAAGATCGGGCGCGCCGAATTGCTGGACTCGGAATCGAAATCCTATCACGGTCCCGGCACCTGCACCTTCTATGGCACCGCCAACTCGAACCAGATGCTGATGGAGATCATGGGCCTGCACACGCCGGGCGCTTCCTTCATCAATCCGGGCACGCCCTTGAGAGATGCGCTGACCACGGAAGCGGCCAAACGGGCGCTGGCAATCACCGCGCTGGGCAATGAGTTCACGCCGATCGGCGAGATGATCGACGAGCGCTCGATCGTCAATGGCGTGGTCGGCCTGCATGCCACTGGCGGCTCGACCAATCACACCATGCATCTGGTGGCGATGGCGCGGGCGGCCGGCATTGTGCTGACCTGGCAGGATATCTCCGAACTCTCCGACGCGGTGCCGCTGCTGGCGCGGGTCTACCCCAATGGTCCCGCCGATGTGAACCATTTCCACGCGGCGGGCGGGCTCAACTTCCTGATTGCCGAACTTCTGTCGCAAGGCATGCTGCATGAGGATGTGCGCACCGTCTGGGGCAAGGGGCTGACAGCCTATGCGGTGGAAGCCAAGCTCGGCGAGAACGGAACGGTCAAGCGTGTGCCGGTCTCCAGGGAAAGCGGGGACCCCAAGGTGGTGACAACTGCCGACAAGCCGTTCCAGCCCAATGGCGGCGTCAAGATGCTGACCGGAAACATGGGCAAGGCGGTGATCAAGATCTCGGCGGTGAAACCTGAACGCTTCGTGGTGGAAGCCCCTGCGCGGGTGTTTTCCGACCAGAACGAGATGCAGGCCGCCTTCAAGGCCGGAAGCCTGACCGGCGATTTCGTTGCAGTGGTGCGGTTTCAGGGACCCAAGGCCAACGGCATGCCGGAGTTGCACAAGCTGACGCCGTCACTGGGCGTGCTGCAGGACCGGGGACAGGCGATTGCGCTGGTCACCGACGGGCGCATGTCGGGCGCTTCGGGCAAGGTGCCGGCGGCGATCCACGTGACGCCGGAAGCCAAGGATGGCGGCCCGATCGCCAAGATCCGGGATGGCGACATGATCCGGCTCGATGCGGTCGCCGGCACGCTGGAGGTGCTGGTCCCGGCTCATGAGTTTGACGCGCGCGAACCGGCCACCGCCGATCTGAGCCGGAATGAATGGGGCATAGGGCGCGAGCTGTTCGCACGGCTGCGCGACAATGCGGGTCCCGCCGACGAGGGTGCGAGCGTGCTTTATTAA
- the pgl gene encoding 6-phosphogluconolactonase produces the protein MKATEAERPTPAINRNDFANGAELAKALAGTVAGALAEAIAARGKATLAVSGGSTPKRFFEALSQQPVDWDRVTITLIDERLVPADHERSNHRLASEYLLTHLAAKARFVPLYSDAADADQAARTAAARIDGLGLPLDVAILGMGTDGHTASFFPNGSTLDLATDPACPHSVIAIEAPGAGEPRLTLTLPRIVEAGLLLLHIEGAEKQAVLEKALEPGPADDMPVRAVLRGARKPLEIYWAP, from the coding sequence ATGAAAGCGACTGAAGCGGAACGGCCCACCCCGGCAATCAACCGCAACGATTTCGCCAATGGCGCGGAGCTGGCCAAGGCGCTCGCCGGGACCGTGGCGGGGGCGCTGGCCGAGGCGATTGCGGCACGCGGCAAGGCGACGCTGGCGGTGTCGGGCGGCTCCACGCCGAAACGGTTTTTCGAAGCGCTTTCGCAGCAGCCGGTCGATTGGGACCGGGTCACCATAACCCTGATTGACGAGCGCCTGGTGCCAGCGGATCACGAGCGGTCGAACCACAGGCTGGCAAGCGAATATCTGCTCACGCACCTCGCTGCCAAGGCGCGCTTCGTGCCGCTTTACTCCGACGCGGCTGATGCGGATCAGGCAGCCAGAACTGCCGCTGCGCGGATTGACGGGCTTGGCTTGCCGCTTGATGTCGCGATCCTCGGGATGGGAACGGACGGGCACACCGCATCGTTCTTTCCGAACGGGTCCACGCTCGATCTTGCGACCGACCCCGCCTGCCCGCACAGCGTGATCGCCATCGAGGCGCCCGGCGCGGGCGAACCACGGCTGACGCTGACGCTGCCCAGGATCGTGGAAGCCGGGCTGCTGCTGCTCCATATAGAAGGGGCGGAGAAACAGGCGGTTCTCGAAAAGGCGCTTGAGCCGGGTCCAGCTGACGACATGCCGGTGCGCGCGGTGCTGCGCGGCGCCCGCAAGCCGCTTGAGATTTACTGGGCGCCCTGA
- a CDS encoding DUF6326 family protein, with the protein MRKIETNTLLSSLWLFVLLNIVFRDIHQLVLKSELEMLLTGTYNGVEITERLMLLGGIMVQVPIGMVLFSLLLTRRIGRPITFVAVLVTASGLLSAAPTDMDDMLHLVIELAAMAAIAWTAWTWPKRDMSHP; encoded by the coding sequence ATGCGAAAAATCGAAACGAATACTCTGCTCTCCTCCCTTTGGCTGTTCGTCCTGCTGAACATAGTTTTCCGGGACATTCATCAACTCGTTCTCAAGTCCGAGCTCGAGATGCTGCTGACCGGTACCTATAACGGCGTCGAGATCACAGAGCGGCTTATGCTGCTTGGCGGCATCATGGTCCAGGTTCCAATCGGGATGGTGTTGTTTTCCCTACTGCTCACCCGCCGCATCGGCCGTCCGATCACCTTCGTCGCGGTTCTCGTCACGGCCAGCGGGCTTTTATCGGCCGCACCAACTGACATGGACGACATGCTTCACCTTGTCATTGAACTCGCGGCAATGGCGGCCATCGCGTGGACTGCATGGACTTGGCCGAAACGCGATATGTCCCACCCATAA
- a CDS encoding methyltransferase domain-containing protein yields MSLQRPPRDLADHYDRLAPDYDRLHRRWLRHAGGEAQAALEAMVRALATSKSDLLDAGCGTGALARALIAEGMSAAGMTLLDPSDAMLARCVDIPAAKVKGRLESLPFDDETFDIVTCAWALETVPDPNVALMELCRVVRRGGVLCLAFCADMPVSGLADRLMRRALLWRGTGQLLSREHVIHAISSLGEFEVRSVPSRGPAATLLARRMAEIGVASISS; encoded by the coding sequence ATGTCTCTACAGCGCCCTCCACGCGACCTGGCCGATCACTATGATAGGCTGGCGCCCGATTATGACAGGCTTCACCGCCGCTGGTTGCGGCATGCTGGTGGCGAGGCGCAGGCCGCGCTAGAGGCTATGGTGAGGGCACTGGCAACCTCGAAAAGCGATTTGCTTGATGCCGGTTGTGGCACTGGTGCCTTGGCCCGCGCCCTGATCGCAGAAGGCATGTCGGCGGCGGGCATGACGCTTCTCGATCCGTCGGACGCGATGTTGGCGCGTTGCGTCGACATCCCGGCGGCTAAGGTCAAGGGGCGGCTTGAATCCCTTCCTTTCGATGATGAAACATTTGACATCGTGACCTGCGCCTGGGCGCTGGAAACCGTTCCTGATCCAAACGTTGCTTTAATGGAACTTTGCCGGGTGGTTCGCCGTGGCGGTGTGCTTTGCCTAGCGTTTTGCGCGGATATGCCGGTAAGCGGCCTTGCCGACCGTTTGATGCGCCGTGCCCTGTTGTGGCGCGGCACTGGTCAGCTCCTTTCGCGTGAACACGTGATCCACGCGATAAGCAGTTTAGGCGAGTTCGAGGTGCGTTCAGTTCCAAGCAGGGGGCCAGCGGCGACGCTACTTGCAAGACGAATGGCCGAAATCGGCGTTGCCTCGATTTCTAGCTAA
- a CDS encoding NAD(P)/FAD-dependent oxidoreductase, giving the protein MTYQSPIAPGISFYEATLGERPSYDALKASATADVVIVGGGFTGLQAAYHLAASGKDVVLIEGARFGDGASGRNGGQLGTGQRAWPDELEADFGKAHSLQLFAVAERAKAHLMDFAKAHGIDADFRPGQISAAHKAKYVQDYRDHVRQMTEEYGYQHLQFLDRDALAEKLGSTRYHGGAHDAGTGHINPIKYVVGLARATAKAGARIHENTRARAISSAGGKVTVKTDAGDIVAGQALIACNAFIEGLEPVTSAHVMPIRSFIGATVPLGDDSPVIPGGEAVDDSRFVVRYFRKSVDGRLLFGGREAYTSDNPRDISDHIRRQIAEIYPALKTVEITHSWGGSVGITLSRRPFVREVMPNVTSIGGFSGHGVMLSNYCGKLYADHALGGSEDLEAMRNLKVGPFPGGDKLRKPLLLLALTWYSLRDRF; this is encoded by the coding sequence ATGACTTACCAAAGCCCGATCGCGCCGGGGATTTCCTTCTATGAGGCAACCCTTGGCGAACGCCCCAGCTATGACGCGCTGAAAGCTTCCGCAACAGCCGATGTGGTCATTGTCGGCGGCGGATTCACCGGCCTGCAGGCGGCCTATCATCTGGCGGCCAGCGGCAAGGATGTGGTGCTGATCGAAGGCGCGCGCTTTGGCGATGGCGCATCGGGGCGCAATGGCGGACAGCTGGGCACCGGCCAGCGCGCCTGGCCCGATGAGCTGGAAGCCGATTTCGGCAAGGCCCATTCGCTCCAGCTGTTTGCGGTGGCGGAACGGGCGAAGGCGCATCTGATGGATTTCGCCAAGGCGCACGGCATTGACGCGGATTTCCGCCCGGGCCAGATCTCAGCCGCCCACAAGGCCAAGTATGTCCAGGATTACCGCGACCACGTGCGGCAGATGACCGAGGAATACGGATATCAGCATCTGCAGTTCCTCGACCGCGACGCGCTGGCCGAGAAACTCGGATCAACGCGCTATCATGGCGGCGCCCATGATGCGGGCACGGGTCACATCAACCCGATCAAATATGTGGTCGGGCTGGCGCGCGCCACGGCCAAGGCGGGCGCGCGGATTCACGAAAACACCAGGGCACGGGCAATCTCGAGTGCCGGCGGCAAGGTGACGGTGAAGACCGACGCCGGCGATATTGTTGCAGGCCAGGCGCTGATTGCCTGCAATGCCTTTATCGAGGGGCTGGAACCGGTGACCAGCGCCCATGTGATGCCGATCCGCTCGTTTATCGGCGCAACCGTGCCACTGGGGGATGACAGCCCGGTGATCCCGGGGGGCGAGGCAGTGGACGATTCCCGCTTCGTGGTGCGTTATTTCCGCAAGAGCGTAGATGGGCGGCTGCTGTTTGGCGGGCGCGAGGCCTACACCTCGGACAATCCGCGCGACATTTCCGATCACATCCGGCGGCAGATCGCGGAAATCTACCCGGCGCTCAAAACAGTCGAGATCACCCATTCCTGGGGTGGCTCGGTGGGGATCACCCTGTCACGGCGGCCCTTCGTGCGCGAAGTCATGCCCAATGTCACCTCGATCGGCGGGTTCTCCGGCCATGGGGTGATGCTGTCGAATTATTGCGGCAAGCTCTATGCCGACCACGCGCTTGGCGGCTCCGAAGATCTGGAAGCCATGCGCAACCTCAAGGTCGGCCCCTTCCCCGGCGGTGACAAGCTGCGCAAGCCGCTGCTGCTGCTGGCGCTGACCTGGTATTCGCTGAGGGACCGGTTTTAG
- the zwf gene encoding glucose-6-phosphate dehydrogenase, producing the protein MSQIIPVDPFDYVVFGGTGDLAERKLLPALYHRQIAGQLTDPTRIIGASRSEMDHDGYRSFARDALKQHLKEGEYAEDEVNRFLERLFYVPVDARSDQGWGELKALLDEGSDRVRAFYLAVGPGLFGDISERIRANGLITDLTRIVVEKPIGRDLDSARTLNRTIGDVFDEEQIFRIDHYLGKETVQNLMALRFANALYEPLWNSAHIDHVQITVAESVGLEGRAGYYDKAGALRDMVQNHLVQLLCLVAMEPPSSMEAEAVRDEKLKVLRSLSPVTERNADTVTVRGQYKAGASSGGAVKGYLEELEGGVSDTETFVAIKAEINNWRWSGVPFYLRTGKRMSERVSEIVVTFKSIPHSIFGASAGRITDNKLVMRLQPDEGVKQWIMIKDPGPGGMRLKHVSLDMSFADRFAERNPDAYERLLLDVIRCNQTLFMRRDEVEAAWNWVDPILKAWAETGQKVQPYTAGTWGPSQAIALIERDGRTWHESD; encoded by the coding sequence ATGAGTCAGATCATTCCGGTCGATCCCTTTGACTATGTCGTCTTTGGCGGCACCGGAGACCTTGCCGAGCGCAAGCTTTTGCCGGCGCTCTACCACCGCCAGATTGCCGGGCAATTGACCGATCCGACGCGGATCATCGGTGCCTCGCGCTCGGAGATGGATCATGACGGCTACCGCAGCTTCGCCCGCGATGCGCTCAAGCAGCATCTCAAGGAAGGTGAATATGCCGAGGACGAGGTCAACCGCTTCCTCGAGCGGCTGTTCTACGTCCCGGTCGACGCGCGCTCCGATCAGGGCTGGGGCGAGCTCAAGGCTCTGCTTGATGAAGGCAGCGACCGGGTGCGGGCGTTCTATCTCGCCGTCGGGCCGGGCCTTTTCGGTGATATTTCCGAGCGCATCCGCGCCAATGGCCTGATCACCGATCTCACCCGCATCGTGGTGGAAAAGCCGATCGGGCGCGATCTTGATTCCGCAAGGACCTTGAACCGCACCATTGGCGATGTTTTTGACGAAGAGCAGATCTTCCGCATCGACCATTATCTGGGCAAGGAAACGGTTCAGAACCTGATGGCGCTGCGCTTCGCCAATGCGCTTTACGAGCCCTTGTGGAACTCGGCGCATATCGACCATGTGCAGATCACGGTGGCGGAATCGGTGGGGCTTGAAGGCCGGGCCGGCTATTACGACAAGGCGGGTGCGCTCCGCGACATGGTGCAGAACCACCTGGTGCAGCTGCTCTGCCTGGTCGCCATGGAACCGCCGTCCTCGATGGAAGCGGAAGCGGTGCGCGACGAGAAGCTCAAGGTTCTGCGCTCGCTCAGCCCGGTCACCGAGCGCAACGCCGACACGGTGACAGTCCGCGGCCAGTACAAGGCGGGCGCCTCATCAGGCGGCGCGGTGAAGGGGTATCTTGAGGAGCTCGAGGGCGGGGTGTCCGACACCGAGACCTTTGTGGCGATCAAGGCGGAAATCAACAATTGGCGCTGGTCGGGCGTGCCGTTCTATTTGCGCACCGGCAAGCGCATGAGCGAGCGGGTGTCGGAGATTGTCGTTACCTTCAAATCAATCCCGCATTCGATCTTCGGCGCCAGCGCCGGGCGGATCACCGACAACAAGCTGGTGATGCGGCTGCAGCCCGATGAGGGCGTGAAGCAGTGGATCATGATCAAGGATCCGGGTCCGGGCGGAATGCGGCTCAAGCATGTGTCGCTCGACATGAGCTTTGCCGACCGGTTTGCCGAACGCAATCCGGATGCCTATGAACGGCTGCTGCTGGACGTGATCCGCTGCAACCAGACCCTGTTCATGCGCCGCGACGAGGTGGAGGCAGCCTGGAACTGGGTCGACCCGATCCTCAAGGCCTGGGCCGAAACCGGACAGAAGGTGCAGCCCTACACTGCCGGAACATGGGGGCCGAGCCAGGCCATTGCCCTGATCGAACGCGACGGCAGGACCTGGCATGAAAGCGACTAA
- a CDS encoding class I SAM-dependent methyltransferase, with protein MTAQPFWDRVAPKYSRKPIDDPAAYEKKLAQVSALLQATDHVLEIGCGTGSTALRLAPCVAHYTATDGSRSMIDIARSKLELDTPTNVTFQQADAVEMVEGRPFDAVCAFSLLHLVEDVPKVIAIVRKQLKPGGMFISKSVCLKDVPFPIRAMVNALAFVGIAPRVTFLGEAELVQHLQDADFEIEQNVHFGKKRMSPFIVARRSNA; from the coding sequence ATGACTGCGCAACCCTTCTGGGACCGAGTTGCCCCGAAATACTCCCGAAAGCCCATCGACGATCCTGCAGCCTATGAGAAAAAGCTGGCGCAGGTCAGCGCGCTTTTGCAAGCCACCGACCATGTGCTCGAGATCGGCTGCGGGACAGGTAGCACGGCGTTGCGGCTTGCGCCCTGTGTCGCGCATTACACTGCCACGGATGGCTCGCGCAGCATGATCGATATTGCCCGATCCAAACTGGAGCTGGACACCCCGACGAATGTCACGTTTCAACAGGCCGACGCGGTAGAAATGGTCGAAGGTCGCCCCTTCGATGCAGTATGCGCCTTTAGCCTTTTGCATCTCGTCGAGGACGTGCCGAAGGTTATCGCCATCGTTCGAAAGCAATTGAAGCCGGGCGGAATGTTCATTTCAAAATCGGTGTGCCTGAAAGACGTGCCGTTTCCAATCCGCGCCATGGTCAATGCTCTCGCATTTGTGGGGATCGCCCCGCGCGTCACATTTCTCGGCGAGGCGGAGCTTGTGCAGCATCTGCAGGATGCGGACTTCGAGATCGAGCAGAACGTGCACTTCGGCAAGAAACGGATGAGTCCATTCATTGTCGCGCGCCGATCCAATGCCTGA
- a CDS encoding DUF2306 domain-containing protein, giving the protein MGSVTRCEWALLATILLYSFVPAFGGLLRILELAGGPAIAPENPRAMTDPLPIVLHILSSFVFCIVGALQFLPSLRRNTPALHRRVGRTVVVAGLASALTGLWMTTHYTLPAEIQGPALFWARIVLSLSMIGLITWALFAIRSRNHLSHGAAMFRAYAIGQGASTQAVLGIGWIIVTGTEALGPLRDGMMIIAWILNLLIAEMLIRRLLINRDRTPLGLTAS; this is encoded by the coding sequence ATGGGATCGGTAACCAGATGCGAATGGGCGCTCCTCGCGACCATTCTGCTTTATTCCTTCGTGCCGGCCTTCGGCGGTTTACTCCGGATCCTCGAACTGGCCGGTGGTCCGGCCATTGCGCCCGAAAATCCGCGTGCAATGACCGATCCCTTGCCTATCGTGCTCCATATCCTGAGCAGCTTTGTTTTCTGCATTGTCGGGGCGCTTCAATTCCTGCCAAGCCTGAGGCGGAACACTCCGGCCTTGCATCGCAGGGTTGGCCGCACAGTGGTTGTCGCGGGGCTGGCAAGCGCTTTGACCGGGCTCTGGATGACCACCCACTATACCCTTCCGGCAGAGATACAGGGGCCAGCTCTCTTTTGGGCGCGGATTGTGCTGAGCCTGTCGATGATCGGCCTGATCACATGGGCCCTGTTCGCAATCAGGTCTCGTAATCACTTAAGCCATGGCGCTGCAATGTTTCGCGCCTATGCAATTGGCCAGGGCGCGTCCACGCAGGCCGTCCTTGGCATCGGCTGGATTATCGTGACCGGGACAGAGGCGCTGGGGCCACTTCGTGACGGAATGATGATTATTGCCTGGATACTCAACCTGCTGATCGCCGAAATGTTGATAAGAAGGCTCTTGATCAATCGGGATCGCACACCTCTTGGGCTGACCGCCAGCTAA
- a CDS encoding glutamine synthetase family protein has protein sequence MTSRKVGKPAASKSASRKAAPAFLDAKRGVSTWAQASEWLRVRGIEDIECITPDFAGVARGKMMPSSKFTSNTSLSLPSAVFRHTISGEYPEETGDFRYDPLDGDLKLMPDLSTLSVVPWETDPTAQVICDMVTTKGDPVSYTPRNVLKRVVELYTERGWKPVVAPEIEFYLVAQHEDPDYPLKPPRGRSGRTITGGQSYSIAGVNEFDELVDDIYDFSDKQGLEIDTLIHEEGPAQLEINLRHGDPVELADQVFLFKRTIREAAIKHGVFATFMAKPMQEYAGSAMHIHQSVLDTKTGKNIFSRPDGEPSEAFFNFIGGMQHYVPKALVMMAPYVNSYRRLTPDMACPVNNAWGYDNRTTAFRVPNSDAAARRVENRLPSSDANSYLALAASLACGYLGMINGVVPGDPAEETVNEGTVDLPRGLLEAVSLLESDAAFAEVFGQEFVNTYAGVKRGEFETFMQVISPWEREFLLLNV, from the coding sequence ATGACATCGCGAAAGGTCGGCAAGCCGGCTGCATCGAAATCCGCGTCGCGCAAAGCCGCGCCAGCCTTTCTTGACGCCAAACGGGGTGTTTCCACCTGGGCCCAGGCATCGGAATGGCTCCGGGTCCGCGGCATCGAAGACATCGAGTGCATCACGCCGGATTTCGCCGGAGTGGCGCGCGGCAAGATGATGCCATCATCGAAATTCACCTCCAACACCTCGCTGTCGCTGCCGTCTGCGGTGTTCCGGCACACGATCTCGGGCGAGTATCCGGAGGAAACCGGCGATTTCCGCTACGATCCTCTGGATGGTGACCTTAAGCTGATGCCGGATCTGTCGACGCTGTCGGTGGTGCCTTGGGAAACAGATCCAACGGCGCAGGTGATCTGCGACATGGTCACCACCAAGGGGGATCCGGTCAGCTATACGCCGCGCAACGTGCTCAAGCGGGTGGTCGAGCTCTACACCGAGCGCGGCTGGAAGCCGGTGGTGGCACCGGAAATCGAATTCTATCTGGTGGCCCAGCACGAAGACCCGGACTATCCGCTCAAGCCGCCGAGAGGCCGTTCCGGCCGGACGATTACCGGCGGGCAGTCCTATTCGATCGCCGGGGTCAACGAGTTCGACGAGCTGGTCGACGACATCTATGATTTCTCCGACAAGCAGGGGCTCGAGATCGACACGCTGATCCATGAGGAAGGCCCGGCGCAGCTGGAGATCAACCTGCGGCACGGCGACCCGGTGGAGCTGGCCGACCAGGTGTTCCTGTTCAAGCGCACGATCCGCGAGGCGGCAATCAAGCACGGCGTGTTCGCCACCTTCATGGCCAAGCCGATGCAGGAATATGCGGGCTCGGCAATGCATATCCATCAATCGGTACTCGACACCAAGACCGGCAAGAACATCTTCTCCAGGCCTGATGGCGAGCCGAGCGAAGCGTTTTTCAACTTCATCGGCGGGATGCAGCATTATGTGCCCAAGGCGCTGGTGATGATGGCGCCCTATGTCAATTCCTACCGGCGGCTGACGCCCGACATGGCGTGTCCGGTCAACAATGCCTGGGGCTATGACAACCGCACCACCGCGTTCCGCGTGCCGAATTCCGATGCGGCGGCGCGGCGGGTGGAAAACCGCCTGCCCTCATCCGACGCCAATTCCTACCTGGCGCTGGCGGCGTCGCTGGCCTGCGGCTATCTCGGCATGATCAATGGCGTCGTGCCGGGCGATCCGGCCGAGGAAACCGTCAATGAGGGCACTGTCGACCTGCCGCGCGGTTTGCTTGAAGCGGTTTCGCTTCTGGAAAGCGATGCGGCCTTTGCCGAGGTGTTCGGACAGGAATTCGTCAACACCTATGCGGGCGTCAAGCGCGGCGAATTCGAGACCTTCATGCAGGTGATCAGCCCGTGGGAACGGGAATTCCTGCTGCTCAATGTGTGA